The Thalassotalea sp. 273M-4 genome includes a region encoding these proteins:
- the hemH gene encoding ferrochelatase: protein MSRYICNNKNLHDKNITQGPVNTGNVKTGVLLTNLGTPEAPNASALRVYLKQFLSDPRVVEIPRLIWLIILHGIILRVRPAKSAKLYQSIWTDQGSPLMVISKQQQQKVQQQLNTLYGDDVEVALAMRYGKPDIASALKSFQAKGVNKIVVLPLYPQYSGPTTGSTFDAITNEIKQWRWIPSLHFISGYHDSADYISALANSIAEQFEQHGQPEKLLMSFHGMPKLFLDNGDPYYCFCQKTARLVAEKLNLNSNQYVACFQSRFGKAEWLKPYTDDVLAQLAQDGVKNVAIVSPAFSADCLETLEELEHESREVFLSHGGKSYHYIPALNDRDDHINSIVNLLKPHI from the coding sequence ATGTCGCGTTACATCTGTAATAATAAAAACTTACACGACAAAAATATCACCCAAGGTCCGGTTAATACTGGAAATGTTAAAACAGGGGTGTTGTTGACCAATTTGGGCACCCCTGAAGCACCGAATGCATCGGCATTAAGAGTGTACTTAAAGCAATTTTTAAGTGATCCGCGGGTTGTAGAGATCCCACGGTTAATATGGTTGATTATTCTACACGGCATTATTTTGCGGGTGAGACCGGCTAAATCAGCTAAGTTGTATCAAAGCATTTGGACCGACCAAGGTTCACCTTTGATGGTCATAAGTAAGCAGCAACAACAAAAAGTGCAGCAGCAACTCAACACCTTATATGGCGACGATGTTGAAGTGGCTTTGGCCATGCGTTACGGCAAACCAGATATTGCTTCGGCATTAAAGTCATTTCAAGCGAAAGGGGTGAATAAAATTGTCGTATTACCGCTTTATCCACAATACTCAGGGCCAACAACAGGCTCTACTTTTGATGCGATAACCAACGAAATAAAACAATGGCGCTGGATCCCAAGTTTGCACTTTATCAGTGGTTACCATGACAGTGCGGATTACATCAGTGCCTTAGCAAACAGCATTGCAGAGCAGTTTGAGCAACATGGCCAACCTGAAAAATTGTTGATGTCATTTCATGGTATGCCAAAATTGTTTTTAGACAATGGTGATCCTTATTATTGTTTTTGCCAAAAAACCGCTCGCTTAGTTGCCGAAAAGCTTAACTTAAACTCAAATCAATACGTGGCTTGTTTTCAATCTCGATTTGGTAAAGCGGAATGGTTAAAACCTTATACCGATGACGTGCTTGCGCAACTTGCTCAAGATGGGGTTAAAAATGTGGCCATCGTAAGCCCTGCATTCAGTGCCGATTGTCTTGAAACCTTAGAAGAGTTAGAGCATGAAAGCCGAGAGGTGTTTTTATCTCATGGTGGTAAAAGCTATCACTACATTCCAGCATTAAACGACCGTGATGACCATATTAACTCCATTGTCAATTTGCTTAAGCCTCATATTTAA
- a CDS encoding SulP family inorganic anion transporter, with translation MFEIHASKVTSLKNDVLSGLTVALALVPEAVAFAFVAGVDPLVGLYAAFMVGLITSAFGGRPGMISGATGAMAVVMVSLVALHGVQYLFAAVVLTGVFQILAGVFKLGKFIRMVPHPVMLGFVNGLAIVIFLAQLGQFKETNAAGELVWMTGIPMWTMIGLIALTMAIIHFLPKLTKAVPSSLVAIGVVTGLVMFMDLDARTVIDYVRDMTNDPTRTLAGGLPTFSIPEVPFTLETLYIIFPFSLVLAAIGLIESLLTLTLIDELTGTHGQSNRECVAQGAANTVNGFFGGMGGCAMIGQSMINVNSGGRGRASGITAAVALLGFILFASGLIEMIPVAALVGVMFIVVIGTFEWSSFRIMRKVPKADAFVIVLVSAVTVISDLAVAVVVGVIVSALVFAWQHAKHVIVKRSTDENGWTVYDVNGPLFFGAVSSFLEQFEVSNDSKDVIVEFKNSRVADHSAIEAIDTLAERYMTQGKTLHLRHLSPECKILLTKAGELVEVNYIEDPHYHVASDKLD, from the coding sequence ATGTTTGAAATACATGCTAGTAAAGTTACAAGCTTGAAAAATGATGTGCTTTCCGGCTTGACCGTTGCCTTAGCCCTTGTGCCCGAAGCCGTCGCCTTTGCCTTTGTCGCGGGGGTTGATCCATTGGTTGGTTTATACGCGGCCTTTATGGTGGGATTAATCACCTCTGCATTTGGTGGACGCCCTGGAATGATCTCTGGTGCCACCGGTGCTATGGCCGTGGTTATGGTCAGTTTGGTCGCCTTGCATGGGGTGCAATATTTGTTCGCAGCGGTTGTTCTGACTGGGGTATTTCAAATTTTAGCTGGGGTGTTTAAGCTCGGTAAGTTTATTCGCATGGTGCCTCATCCGGTCATGCTCGGCTTTGTAAACGGCTTGGCGATAGTAATTTTCCTTGCTCAACTTGGTCAATTTAAAGAGACCAATGCTGCGGGCGAATTAGTTTGGATGACAGGGATCCCGATGTGGACGATGATTGGATTAATTGCCTTAACCATGGCGATTATTCATTTCTTGCCCAAACTAACCAAAGCGGTGCCGTCTTCGTTGGTGGCGATTGGGGTGGTGACTGGATTGGTGATGTTTATGGATCTAGATGCCCGTACGGTTATTGACTATGTACGTGATATGACCAACGACCCGACTCGCACTTTGGCTGGTGGTTTACCAACATTTAGCATTCCTGAAGTGCCGTTTACTTTAGAAACCCTGTATATTATTTTTCCGTTCTCTTTGGTATTGGCGGCGATTGGTTTAATTGAATCCCTTTTAACCTTAACCCTTATCGATGAATTAACCGGAACACATGGTCAAAGTAACCGTGAATGTGTTGCTCAAGGTGCGGCCAATACGGTTAATGGCTTTTTTGGTGGCATGGGCGGTTGCGCGATGATTGGCCAATCCATGATTAACGTAAATTCAGGTGGGCGTGGTCGCGCATCAGGTATTACCGCTGCTGTTGCGTTATTAGGCTTTATTTTATTTGCCTCAGGCTTAATTGAAATGATCCCAGTAGCGGCATTGGTTGGGGTTATGTTTATTGTTGTTATTGGCACTTTTGAATGGTCAAGTTTTCGTATCATGCGCAAAGTGCCAAAGGCGGATGCCTTTGTTATTGTCTTAGTGTCAGCTGTTACCGTGATTTCAGATCTTGCTGTTGCCGTTGTCGTTGGTGTTATCGTCTCGGCCTTAGTATTTGCTTGGCAGCACGCAAAACACGTGATTGTTAAACGTAGCACAGATGAAAATGGTTGGACTGTATACGATGTTAATGGTCCTTTGTTCTTTGGTGCGGTTTCTAGCTTTTTGGAACAATTTGAGGTGAGCAATGACAGCAAAGATGTGATTGTCGAGTTTAAAAACTCACGCGTAGCAGACCATTCTGCGATAGAAGCCATTGATACTCTAGCAGAGCGTTATATGACTCAAGGTAAGACCTTGCATTTACGTCACCTATCGCCAGAATGTAAAATTCTACTAACCAAAGCTGGTGAACTGGTCGAAGTCAATTACATTGAAGATCCGCATTATCATGTCGCATCGGATAAATTAGACTA